A part of Leishmania panamensis strain MHOM/PA/94/PSC-1 chromosome 34 sequence genomic DNA contains:
- a CDS encoding hypothetical protein (TriTrypDB/GeneDB-style sysID: LpmP.34.0280), whose amino-acid sequence MVADSLSQILSQVIDDVSFSQTHTASDDFRVYPKSSIDSVHTLQQEQRKRVEQTYGARAPSPDFLGSQLLAEYRGEAASLQLAKESGDPNFPTSISRMTGEQSKQFKKDMKQRIHEWEAAVRNATGQTDVYPDQKASLRSIYELYRATKMKVLGAESSVAGSRDGSQSAAAQAAGASSAPASSVGGARADSTRLSSSAAKDGTTGFARASLGTATAAGGGSDWIQRIERVPLGTEDVSTMPEDALQTEKRSLKQVLHRFESDFEKYNGMRPGRHDRHGFTAEYHRYGELKNELTRRSQKN is encoded by the coding sequence ATGGTCGCCGATTCCCTTTCGCAGATCCTGTCACAGGTGATAGACGACGTGAGTTTCTCCCAGACACATACGGCCAGCGATGACTTCAGGGTGTACCCGAAGTCGTCTATCGACAGCGTTCACACGCTCCAACAGGAGCAGCGAAAGCGCGTGGAGCAGACGTATGGTGCACGCGCACCGTCCCCTGATTTTCTGGGCTCccagctgctggcggagtaccgcggcgaggcagcctcgctgcagctcgctAAGGAATCCGGGGACCCCAACTTTCCGACCTCCATTTCTCGCATGACGGGCGAGCAGAGCAAGCAGTTTAAGAAAGACATgaagcagcgcatccacgAGTGGGAGGCTGCGGTGCGGAATGCAACGGGGCAAACAGACGTCTACCCGGACCAGAAGGCCTCGCTGCGCTCCATCTACGAACTCTACCGCGCAACCAAGATGAAGGTACTCGGGGCGGAGTCATCCGTCGCAGGCAGTCGCGATGGGTCGCaaagcgccgctgcgcaggctGCTGGTGCATCGTCGGCGCCAGCTTCTTCAGTTGGTGGGGCCAGGGCGGATAGCACTCGCCTgagctcctctgctgccaAGGATGGCACTACAGGTTTTGCTAGAGCGTCGTTGGGGACAGcaaccgctgctggcggtggcagtgactGGATTCAGCGCATTGAAAGGGTGCCGCTGGGCACCGAGGACGTGTCGACGATGCCTGAGGACGCTTTGCAGACGGAGAAGCGCAGCTTGaagcaggtgctgcaccgctttgAAAGCGACTTTGAGAAATACAACGGCATGCGTCCGGGCCGGCATGACCGCCACGGCTTCACTGCAGAGTACCACCGCTATGGTGAGCTTAAGAACGAGCTTACGCGCCGCTCGCAGAAGAATTAG